The following are from one region of the Bacteroidales bacterium genome:
- the rfaE2 gene encoding D-glycero-beta-D-manno-heptose 1-phosphate adenylyltransferase, with product MDYEKVIKSKIFKSKDELEFARLLAFWRFKNQQIVFTNGCFDILHRGHFEYLMKAASLGNVFVVGLNTDASVKRLKGNERPIQDEESRALALASLQFVSAVVLFDEDTPLELIKYIRPDVLVKGGDYIVTTIVGSDIVLENGGKVETIPFVEGFSTTKIIQELKR from the coding sequence ATGGATTACGAAAAGGTAATTAAAAGCAAGATTTTTAAATCGAAAGACGAACTAGAATTCGCTCGTTTATTAGCATTTTGGCGTTTTAAAAACCAGCAAATTGTTTTTACTAACGGATGTTTTGATATTTTGCATCGTGGTCATTTTGAATATTTGATGAAGGCAGCCTCTTTGGGCAATGTCTTTGTAGTTGGATTAAATACTGATGCTTCGGTAAAACGATTAAAAGGCAATGAGCGTCCTATTCAAGATGAAGAAAGTAGAGCTTTAGCCTTAGCCAGTTTGCAATTTGTAAGTGCGGTGGTACTTTTCGACGAAGATACACCGCTCGAACTCATAAAATACATTCGTCCCGATGTTTTAGTAAAAGGTGGCGATTATATAGTTACAACTATCGTGGGAAGCGATATTGTCTTAGAAAATGGCGGTAAAGTGGAAACTATACCTTTTGTCGAAGGTTTTTCTACAACCAAAATCATTCAAGAGTTGAAAAGATAA
- a CDS encoding UMP kinase, whose product MMYHRILLKLSGESLMGSEGYGIDSSNLMHYVNEIAQAVNMGIEIGIVIGGGNIFRGLKGSKQGFDRVKGDQMGMLATVINSLALNSAFESIGIASKVYTAIRMEPVGELYQKDKVLEALKQKKVCIIAGGTGNPYFTTDTASALRAIEIEANALLKGTRVDGIYTADPEKDPQAVKYKQLSFTEAYEKKLQVMDLTAFTLCQENKMPIVVFDINKKGNLVELLQGKDVGTIVK is encoded by the coding sequence ATGATGTATCATCGAATTTTATTAAAACTTAGTGGCGAATCGCTCATGGGCAGCGAAGGTTATGGCATTGATAGCAGCAACTTGATGCACTATGTAAATGAAATTGCTCAAGCTGTTAATATGGGCATCGAAATAGGCATTGTAATTGGTGGTGGTAATATTTTTAGAGGACTAAAAGGCTCAAAACAAGGTTTTGATAGAGTAAAAGGCGACCAAATGGGAATGTTGGCAACCGTTATCAATAGCTTAGCCTTAAACTCAGCATTTGAGAGCATAGGAATAGCCTCGAAAGTTTATACAGCGATTCGCATGGAACCTGTTGGCGAACTTTATCAAAAAGATAAAGTATTGGAAGCACTTAAGCAAAAAAAAGTATGCATCATTGCAGGCGGCACCGGTAATCCATATTTTACAACCGACACCGCCTCTGCGCTTAGGGCAATTGAAATAGAGGCTAACGCTCTTCTTAAAGGTACTCGTGTCGATGGCATTTACACAGCAGACCCCGAAAAAGACCCACAAGCCGTAAAATACAAACAGCTCAGTTTTACTGAAGCATATGAAAAAAAATTACAAGTAATGGATCTTACAGCCTTTACTTTATGCCAAGAAAATAAAATGCCTATTGTAGTTTTTGATATAAATAAAAAGGGTAATTTAGTTGAATTGCTACAAGGAAAAGATGTCGGAACAATTGTCAAATAA
- a CDS encoding pantoate--beta-alanine ligase, with amino-acid sequence MIVLKHIKDLKAELQARRNQGQTIGFVPTMGALHQGHLSLMQCARNQCDVVVVSIFVNPTQFNNKDDYEKYPRLFDKDIELLQNTKVCDIVFLPDEKEMYPTAEKRSFDLGYLEEVMEGAFRPGHFQGVALIVSKLFDIVMPHKAYFGKKDFQQLAVIRRLVELEKYPIEIVPCDIVREPHGLAMSSRNLRLSKIDFENAKIIYQTLSHIPEWIKVMTIQEIKTKVIESIESVAPFKVEYIEMVNTFTLKPIIDFKQHTSVTACIAVFCNDVRLIDNIEIKL; translated from the coding sequence ATGATTGTTTTAAAGCATATAAAAGATTTAAAAGCCGAACTGCAAGCAAGACGAAATCAAGGGCAAACCATTGGCTTTGTTCCAACCATGGGGGCTTTGCATCAGGGGCATCTTTCGCTTATGCAATGTGCACGGAATCAGTGCGATGTGGTTGTTGTCAGTATTTTTGTTAATCCAACTCAATTTAACAATAAAGACGATTACGAAAAATATCCACGCTTATTTGATAAGGATATTGAATTGTTGCAAAATACAAAGGTATGCGATATTGTTTTTTTGCCTGATGAAAAGGAAATGTATCCAACAGCTGAAAAACGTAGTTTCGATTTAGGATACTTAGAAGAAGTGATGGAAGGGGCTTTTCGTCCTGGACATTTTCAAGGAGTAGCACTCATTGTTTCGAAGTTATTCGATATAGTTATGCCCCATAAAGCTTATTTTGGCAAAAAAGATTTTCAGCAGTTAGCCGTTATTCGTCGTTTAGTTGAATTAGAAAAGTACCCTATAGAAATTGTCCCTTGCGATATTGTACGCGAACCTCATGGTTTAGCTATGAGTTCTCGCAACCTAAGGTTATCGAAAATAGATTTTGAAAATGCTAAAATTATATACCAAACTTTATCGCATATCCCTGAATGGATAAAAGTTATGACAATACAAGAAATAAAAACAAAGGTTATCGAATCTATTGAATCGGTCGCACCCTTTAAGGTTGAATATATTGAGATGGTAAATACTTTTACGTTAAAACCTATTATTGATTTTAAACAGCATACATCGGTTACTGCTTGTATTGCGGTATTTTGTAATGATGTGCGACTCATAGATAATATCGAAATAAAATTATAA
- a CDS encoding flippase-like domain-containing protein yields MKKKLNIVLNFIVFPSLAIFLLYLAFKGIDLENAWKELLKADFKWVLLSLMFALGGFFFRALRWRLLLQASNQNPPIRTTFYAVTMAYFANIAIPRMGEVTRCATLKKTNDIPFDVSFGTVITERIIDFLTLLSVISTVLILDFSFFSSFFMDNAVNPIYDKFNGSSSSLIILFFFFLATIGSLWFLRKRISEWSVAKKIKIFVQGLIKGLLSVFHLKKVWLFLLYTLVIWTCYILMTYVVFFALPATSQLTFIDSLFVLSIGGLGMSAPVQNGFGAFHWIVSRGLMLFGVSQADGLLYATLCHESQTLMVLILGPITMLLIFLYNKNKKA; encoded by the coding sequence TTGAAAAAAAAACTCAACATAGTATTAAATTTTATTGTATTCCCATCATTAGCCATATTTTTACTATACTTAGCATTTAAAGGTATAGATTTAGAAAACGCTTGGAAAGAATTATTAAAAGCTGATTTTAAATGGGTATTGCTCTCGTTGATGTTTGCTTTGGGTGGGTTCTTTTTTAGGGCTCTGCGATGGCGATTATTACTACAGGCTAGTAACCAAAATCCACCTATTCGTACTACTTTTTATGCTGTTACGATGGCTTATTTTGCTAATATTGCCATTCCACGAATGGGAGAAGTTACTCGTTGTGCAACTTTAAAAAAAACAAACGATATTCCCTTCGATGTTTCATTTGGTACGGTTATTACCGAAAGAATTATCGACTTTTTAACTCTTTTGTCTGTTATATCTACTGTTTTGATTCTCGATTTTTCGTTTTTTAGTTCCTTCTTTATGGATAATGCGGTAAATCCTATATATGATAAATTTAATGGTTCATCGTCTTCGCTCATTATTTTATTCTTTTTTTTCTTGGCAACGATTGGTTCTTTGTGGTTTCTGCGTAAGCGAATATCAGAATGGTCGGTAGCTAAAAAGATAAAAATTTTTGTTCAGGGCCTAATAAAAGGGTTATTATCGGTATTCCATTTAAAAAAAGTTTGGTTGTTTTTGTTATATACACTTGTTATTTGGACCTGTTATATTTTAATGACTTATGTTGTTTTTTTTGCTTTACCAGCAACTTCGCAATTGACTTTTATCGATAGTTTATTTGTTTTAAGCATTGGTGGATTGGGTATGTCGGCGCCTGTTCAAAATGGTTTTGGAGCATTTCATTGGATTGTTTCGCGTGGGCTTATGTTGTTTGGTGTGTCGCAAGCCGACGGTTTGCTTTATGCCACGCTTTGCCATGAGTCGCAAACGTTGATGGTACTTATTTTAGGACCTATAACCATGTTGTTGATATTTTTATATAATAAAAACAAAAAAGCATAG
- a CDS encoding PD40 domain-containing protein, protein MRTAIIIVCAFLLIAKSTDAQFFSKIQLKHNFKEARRFISFKNYEEAIPKLAYLLKKDSLNANYNYLMGLCYIRIPKLKAKALPFLLLASKSVVENWQEYSFKERNAPYKVFFLLGEVNHMLYKFDQAENYFAKYLEYLKPESNEYKESKRMMDICKNAPLLINDSIEISIENLGPVINSEYDEHSPTLTSDENTLIFTSRRKGSTGGMKTDDGRYFEDIYVSKKVNDHWEIPEKISPNINTDMHEASICVSADGQELYIYKDDFGIGNIYASIKDSLGNWTKPVKLEPQISSSANETHATISADKNILIFSSDRSGGYGGKDLYMSVRLPNGEWSYAKNLGNIINTPYDEEGPFLLPDGYTLYFSSKGHHTLGGYDLFYSELKEDGIWSEPKNLGYPINSTEDDVYYHLSADEKRAYFSSIRDDSYGGKDIYVMNLLSLPERSAAVIKGKVFFEGKDSIPVKDVLIKVIDNKTGKLMGQYKPNKETGYYVMILKQNREYSIICENEQYEFEPKIFNVPQHSSLYEMEKPLILEPLGKLKSKTE, encoded by the coding sequence ATGCGAACTGCTATAATAATTGTTTGTGCTTTTTTATTGATAGCTAAATCTACGGATGCTCAATTTTTTTCTAAAATACAGTTGAAGCATAATTTTAAAGAGGCTCGTCGTTTTATAAGTTTTAAAAATTACGAAGAAGCTATTCCAAAATTAGCATATTTGCTAAAAAAAGATTCATTAAATGCGAACTACAATTATTTAATGGGCTTGTGTTATATACGAATTCCTAAACTTAAAGCGAAAGCACTTCCTTTTTTGTTATTAGCGTCAAAATCGGTTGTCGAAAATTGGCAAGAATATAGTTTTAAAGAACGTAATGCACCGTATAAAGTTTTTTTTCTATTAGGCGAAGTGAATCATATGTTATATAAGTTCGATCAAGCTGAAAATTATTTTGCTAAATATTTAGAATATTTGAAACCAGAATCGAATGAATATAAAGAAAGTAAACGAATGATGGATATTTGTAAAAATGCTCCGTTATTAATAAATGATTCTATCGAAATATCGATTGAAAATTTAGGTCCTGTAATAAATTCAGAATATGATGAACATTCGCCTACATTAACTTCTGATGAAAATACGCTTATATTCACATCGCGAAGAAAAGGTAGTACAGGAGGAATGAAAACCGATGATGGTCGGTATTTTGAAGATATATATGTTTCAAAAAAAGTGAATGATCATTGGGAAATTCCCGAAAAAATTAGTCCTAATATAAATACCGATATGCATGAGGCTAGCATTTGTGTTTCAGCTGACGGACAAGAATTATATATTTACAAAGACGACTTTGGTATTGGTAATATTTATGCATCAATTAAAGACAGCTTAGGTAATTGGACAAAGCCCGTAAAATTAGAGCCCCAGATAAGTTCATCTGCAAATGAAACTCACGCAACTATTTCAGCAGATAAGAATATTTTAATTTTTTCGAGCGATAGAAGTGGAGGTTATGGTGGAAAAGATTTATATATGTCTGTCCGATTGCCCAATGGTGAATGGAGTTATGCAAAAAATTTAGGTAACATTATTAATACACCTTACGATGAAGAAGGTCCCTTTTTATTACCTGATGGATATACATTATATTTTTCATCTAAAGGTCATCATACTTTAGGAGGTTATGATTTATTTTACAGTGAATTAAAAGAAGATGGCATTTGGAGTGAACCCAAAAATTTAGGTTATCCGATTAATAGTACTGAAGACGATGTTTATTATCATTTATCGGCAGATGAAAAAAGAGCCTATTTCTCTTCAATACGTGATGATAGCTATGGCGGAAAAGATATTTATGTTATGAACTTATTATCATTACCAGAGCGAAGCGCCGCAGTAATAAAAGGTAAGGTTTTTTTTGAAGGCAAAGATAGTATTCCAGTTAAAGATGTTTTAATAAAGGTTATTGATAATAAAACCGGAAAGTTAATGGGACAATACAAGCCCAATAAAGAAACAGGGTATTATGTAATGATATTAAAGCAAAATAGAGAATATTCCATTATATGTGAGAATGAGCAATATGAATTCGAACCAAAAATATTTAATGTACCTCAGCATTCATCATTATACGAAATGGAAAAACCCTTAATTTTAGAACCATTAGGTAAGTTAAAATCCAAAACAGAATAA
- a CDS encoding aspartate 1-decarboxylase, producing the protein MNIEVLKSKIHKVTITQADLNYIGSITIDEALMEAANLIENEKVHVLNVNNGERIETYVIKGERNSGVICLNGPAARKAAVGDVVIILSYAIMPFEEAKAFKPSLIFPDTRTNRLL; encoded by the coding sequence ATGAACATAGAAGTTTTAAAATCAAAAATACATAAAGTAACCATTACCCAAGCCGATTTGAATTATATTGGAAGTATTACCATCGACGAGGCATTAATGGAAGCAGCCAATTTAATTGAAAACGAAAAGGTACATGTATTAAATGTAAATAATGGCGAACGCATTGAAACCTATGTTATTAAAGGTGAACGAAACAGTGGCGTTATTTGTTTAAATGGTCCAGCTGCTCGTAAAGCTGCTGTCGGTGACGTGGTTATTATTTTATCTTATGCCATTATGCCTTTCGAAGAAGCAAAAGCATTTAAACCGTCATTGATTTTTCCCGATACCAGAACGAATCGTTTGTTGTAG
- a CDS encoding PKD domain-containing protein, whose amino-acid sequence MKTILFLFFILIISPLYSQKEHHHHKTCKHEHKGRPANDTTIKVIQTFHRDDNAGEAIIIARYRDDTLADKWLKEYMQRIRNKVSENMYLKGTKASGCSNLDFENGDFSNWTCQTATNYGYPAGNGTPSPESTWSGTAPVANRHVITNAGSGNDPYGNFPMLAPNGGSFSVKLGNNDINYEAEQLIYTFFVNPQDTNFIYKYAVILENPDPPHTWEQQPFFELKIYDGSNQVIPCSYQQYVADGTIPGFFNSPSNSNIKCKSWTTVGINLGPYVGQTITIVVTSADCAQGGHFGYGYIDFICPSSFTLTPSIYCDDVTSTTLSVPDIDPGMTYQWSTGETTPTITINPQNYNGSNVSVYIQSPSSVGLCGFYYLFPIEVVSLTPSFNTTTNCLTVNFTDLSTVSGTNITGWSWDFGDGQTSTLQNPTHTYATAGDYNVTLTISAGGCQKSITQHVTVSGLSINASSTNPLCYGQGGSATVTASGGSGNYTYSWNTSPPQNTATINNLPPGTYTVQVTESGGCNGTATVTITEPPQMQISTSQTNVTCYGANDGTATVNVSGGTGTYTYQWSNGQTNSTATNLIANTYTVTVKDGNNCSITSSVTITQPPQLTITASASPSSICPGANSTLTASGAVSYNWDNGLGSGNSLTVSPSATTAYHVTGT is encoded by the coding sequence ATGAAAACAATTTTATTTTTATTTTTTATTTTAATTATTAGCCCTTTATATTCACAAAAAGAACATCATCATCATAAAACATGTAAACATGAACATAAAGGGAGACCTGCCAATGATACTACCATTAAAGTTATTCAAACCTTTCATCGTGATGATAATGCCGGTGAAGCAATCATTATAGCTCGATATAGAGATGATACACTAGCTGATAAATGGTTAAAAGAATACATGCAACGAATCCGAAATAAGGTTTCTGAAAATATGTATCTTAAAGGAACCAAAGCCAGCGGTTGTTCTAATCTCGATTTTGAAAATGGAGATTTTTCAAATTGGACATGCCAAACGGCAACCAATTATGGTTATCCTGCCGGCAATGGGACACCTTCACCGGAATCTACTTGGTCAGGAACCGCTCCAGTTGCCAATAGACACGTCATAACCAATGCCGGAAGTGGAAATGACCCATACGGAAATTTTCCTATGTTAGCACCTAATGGAGGTTCTTTTTCAGTAAAATTAGGTAATAATGATATTAACTATGAAGCAGAACAACTAATATATACCTTTTTTGTTAACCCTCAAGATACGAATTTTATTTATAAATATGCTGTAATTCTTGAAAACCCAGATCCACCTCATACTTGGGAACAACAACCCTTTTTTGAATTGAAAATATACGATGGCTCCAATCAAGTTATACCATGTAGCTATCAACAATATGTTGCAGATGGAACTATCCCAGGATTTTTTAATAGTCCTAGTAACTCTAATATAAAATGTAAATCATGGACTACAGTAGGTATCAATTTAGGACCTTATGTAGGTCAAACCATTACAATTGTTGTTACTAGTGCCGATTGTGCCCAAGGAGGGCATTTTGGTTATGGATATATCGATTTTATTTGCCCTTCTTCGTTTACATTAACTCCTAGTATTTATTGTGACGATGTTACATCTACTACTCTTTCGGTTCCAGATATTGACCCAGGTATGACTTATCAGTGGTCAACCGGCGAAACCACACCAACCATTACCATTAATCCACAAAATTACAATGGCTCAAATGTAAGCGTTTATATTCAATCACCAAGTTCAGTGGGACTTTGCGGATTTTATTATTTATTCCCCATTGAAGTTGTTTCTTTAACCCCATCATTTAACACCACCACAAACTGTCTAACAGTTAATTTTACCGATCTATCTACCGTTTCGGGCACCAATATTACTGGATGGTCTTGGGATTTTGGAGACGGTCAAACATCTACACTACAGAATCCTACTCATACTTATGCAACTGCCGGAGATTATAACGTTACACTAACCATTTCAGCAGGAGGGTGTCAAAAATCAATTACTCAACATGTAACTGTTTCAGGACTAAGTATAAATGCATCATCAACCAATCCGCTTTGCTATGGGCAAGGTGGAAGTGCTACTGTTACAGCTTCTGGAGGTAGTGGAAATTATACATATTCGTGGAACACCTCTCCCCCTCAAAACACTGCGACAATTAATAATCTACCACCTGGCACTTATACGGTTCAAGTTACAGAATCAGGAGGATGCAATGGAACTGCTACCGTTACTATTACTGAACCTCCACAAATGCAAATATCTACCTCACAAACCAATGTAACATGTTATGGAGCCAACGATGGCACAGCAACCGTAAATGTCAGCGGAGGCACAGGAACCTATACCTACCAATGGAGCAATGGTCAAACAAATTCAACTGCGACTAACTTAATTGCAAATACTTATACTGTAACAGTAAAAGATGGTAATAACTGTTCTATTACTTCATCTGTAACTATTACTCAGCCACCGCAACTCAC